GCCCAGGTCGGCGCGGGTGGGGTAGAGCAGGGCGGCGTGGTAAAGGCCCGCCGCGCCCTGGGTATGGGCCGGGGCCCCATTCAGGCTGTTCCAGGTGTTCAGCCCGATGTGGTGGTGGTAACCCCCAGCCCCCAAAAAGGCAGCCTGCGCGCCGTAGCGCTGCTGCAATTCAAAGCCCAGCAGGCCCTGGTAAAAGGCCAACGCTCGGTCGAGGTCGGTAACTTGCAAGTGCACGTGGCCCACTTGGGCCCCGGCGGGCGCGGCGTAGGGTGTGGGAGCTTCCGGCATGGAATTAAGATTAAAAAACTGGGGCCCCCAAGCAACGCTTGAGGGCCCCAGTTATTAGGCGTTTAGGCCGCGGCTGTTTCCGCGGGCTTCTGCAAAATCTGCTCGATGCGGGCCAGCTCGTCAGCGCTGAAATCCAGGTTTTGGAGGCAGTGTAGCGAGTCGGCGAGCTGGGCGGGGCGGCTGGCGCCCACCAGCACGGAGGTCACCCGGTCATCCTTCAGCAGCCAGGCCAGGGCCATTTGGGCCAGGCTTTGGCCGCGGGCCTGGGCCACGGCGTTGAGCTGCTGGAGCTGGGCCACCACGGCGGGCGTCACCTGCTCGCGCTGCAAAAAGCCCGTGCTGCTCGCCGCCCGCGAGTCGTCGGGGATGCCCTTTAAGTACTTGTCCGACAGCAGGCCCTGGGCCAGGGGCGAGAACGGGATGCAGCCCACGCCCGCCGCGCCCAGCACGTCGAGCAGCCCGGCCTCGGGGTCGCGCACCAGCAGGGAGTACTTGGGCTGGTGGATGAGGCAGGGCGTGCCCATTTCGCGCAGCAGGCCGATGGCCTTTTGCGCCTCCTCGGGCCCGTAGTTCGACAGGCCTACGTACAGGGCCTTGCCCTGGCGCACGGCATGGGCCAGGGCCCCCATGCTTTCCTCCAGGGGCGTGTCGGGGTCGGGCCGGTGGTGGTAGAAGATATCCACGTACTCCAGGCCCATGCGCTTGAGGCTCTGGTCGAGGCTGGCCAGCAGGTACTTGCGCGAGCCCCACTCGCCGTAGGGGCCCTCCCACATGTTGTAGCCGGCCTTGGTGGAGATGATCAGCTCGTCGCGGTACGCGGCAAAATCCTGGGCCAGCACCTTGCCAAAGTTCAGCTCGGCCGAGCCGGGGGGCGGGCCGTAGTTGTTGGCCAGGTCGAAGTGGGTGATGCCGTTATCAAAGGCGAGGTGCAGGGTTTCGCGGCCGGTGGCCAGCGCGTCCACGTCGCCGAAGTTATGCCAGAGGCCCAGTGAAATGGCGGGCAGCTTGAGGCCGCTTTTGCCGCAGCGGCGGTAGGGCAGGGCCTGGTAGCGGCCCGCGGCGGGGAGGTATTGGGGAGGCATGAAAAGGGAAAGGGTTATTTGAACGGAACGGCGGTGCCGCTTTCCTTTACGAGGCTTTCGGGGACCAGGGTGCGCACCACGGTGGCGCGCAGCGTGAGCTTGGCCTCGCCGGCCGTGGCCACGTCGTTCGATTGCAGCGTCACCACGTCGGCCAGGGGCCCCAGCTGGCGCGGGGCGTACACCAGCTCCACGGTGGCGCTTTGGCCGGGGGCGATGGGGGCGGGCGGCACCTTGTAGCCCACGCAGTAGCAGGCGCTGCCCAGGGCCCCCAGCACGAGCGGGCTCTTGCCGGCGTTGCGCACCACGAAGCGCGCGCTGAGTTGCTGCCCACTTTCGAGCCGGCCGAAATCGTGCGCCGGGGCCCCTTCAATTACCAGGCGCGGCGAACGGGCCAGTTCGGCGGGCGTCAGGGTTTTTTTCTGCTCGTCTTTGGTCAGCACCGTGCCCTTGATGGTGAGCACGTGGCTGGGCTCGGCGGCGTTGCTGGTCACGGTTACGGTTTTGTTGAACACGCCGGGGC
This genomic stretch from Hymenobacter sp. PAMC 26628 harbors:
- a CDS encoding VOC family protein, producing MPEAPTPYAAPAGAQVGHVHLQVTDLDRALAFYQGLLGFELQQRYGAQAAFLGAGGYHHHIGLNTWNSLNGAPAHTQGAAGLYHAALLYPTRADLGRVVGRLVAAGYPLRGAADHGVSEAVYLNDPDGNGLELYWDRPRAEWPRDAAGAIAMYTHPLDLGALVAAGETPG
- the mgrA gene encoding L-glyceraldehyde 3-phosphate reductase, producing MPPQYLPAAGRYQALPYRRCGKSGLKLPAISLGLWHNFGDVDALATGRETLHLAFDNGITHFDLANNYGPPPGSAELNFGKVLAQDFAAYRDELIISTKAGYNMWEGPYGEWGSRKYLLASLDQSLKRMGLEYVDIFYHHRPDPDTPLEESMGALAHAVRQGKALYVGLSNYGPEEAQKAIGLLREMGTPCLIHQPKYSLLVRDPEAGLLDVLGAAGVGCIPFSPLAQGLLSDKYLKGIPDDSRAASSTGFLQREQVTPAVVAQLQQLNAVAQARGQSLAQMALAWLLKDDRVTSVLVGASRPAQLADSLHCLQNLDFSADELARIEQILQKPAETAAA
- a CDS encoding DUF1573 domain-containing protein codes for the protein MKYLFALALLAGALGARAQGVLTFERDLHDFGAVPEGTQAAHEFRFKNTGNQPVVIANVQASCGCTTPDWTKTPVLPGKSGIVRAVYSSAGRPGVFNKTVTVTSNAAEPSHVLTIKGTVLTKDEQKKTLTPAELARSPRLVIEGAPAHDFGRLESGQQLSARFVVRNAGKSPLVLGALGSACYCVGYKVPPAPIAPGQSATVELVYAPRQLGPLADVVTLQSNDVATAGEAKLTLRATVVRTLVPESLVKESGTAVPFK